A single genomic interval of Bradyrhizobium japonicum USDA 6 harbors:
- a CDS encoding dihydrofolate reductase, which translates to MSFRFEGYVIISADGMLADPSHIMPPTLVFEGDKRFFEQALDRAAIIVHGGHSHEQQPNSPKRKRLILTRKIKALTVDPEIPNAALWNPEHASFEEACAFADVASGTVAIIGGPVVFDMFMDRYDTFWLSEAPHVRLPGGEGCFVGVPERTPHEVLASHGMKPGAPYLLDAAHHVTVTPWRRV; encoded by the coding sequence TTGTCTTTCCGGTTTGAAGGTTACGTCATCATATCGGCGGACGGCATGCTTGCCGATCCGTCGCACATCATGCCCCCAACGCTGGTGTTCGAAGGCGACAAGCGGTTCTTCGAGCAGGCGCTGGATCGTGCCGCGATCATCGTGCACGGCGGGCACTCGCACGAGCAGCAGCCGAATTCGCCGAAGCGCAAGCGGCTGATCCTCACCCGCAAGATCAAGGCGCTCACCGTCGACCCGGAGATCCCGAACGCGGCGCTGTGGAATCCCGAGCATGCGAGCTTCGAGGAGGCCTGCGCTTTCGCCGACGTCGCCTCCGGCACGGTCGCAATCATCGGCGGCCCCGTCGTGTTCGACATGTTCATGGACCGCTACGACACGTTCTGGCTGTCGGAAGCCCCGCACGTGCGGCTGCCCGGCGGCGAAGGCTGTTTCGTCGGCGTGCCGGAGCGGACGCCGCATGAGGTGCTGGCGTCACACGGGATGAAACCGGGGGCACCGTACCTGCTCGACGCGGCGCATCACGTCACGGTGACGCCGTGGCGTCGGGTCTAG
- a CDS encoding outer membrane protein, with translation MHEPSFTDYGFEITAVPQNPSRCGGATFGGGFERFLTDGISARAEYRVTHLGARDDLASDFMTSLSAGGMVHTLRGVLAYHLPTP, from the coding sequence GTGCATGAACCATCATTCACAGATTATGGTTTTGAGATCACAGCGGTTCCACAGAATCCCAGCCGCTGCGGAGGCGCGACCTTCGGTGGCGGCTTCGAGCGTTTTTTAACCGACGGCATCTCCGCCCGCGCCGAATATCGCGTCACGCATCTCGGGGCGCGAGACGATCTGGCGTCTGATTTCATGACCAGCTTGAGCGCGGGCGGCATGGTGCACACGCTGCGCGGCGTGCTGGCCTATCACCTTCCAACACCGTAG
- a CDS encoding DoxX family protein, with amino-acid sequence MPAFVTFGRILFAVLFIYTGATKLFALQPTADFIATKVVVPDVIEPYAKQIETATAMTTPQLLAIAVGGLEIIAGLMIALNFGARFFALLMIIYIAGSTVLFSDFWNQAAPDNAKVVVDALKNLSIIGALFMIMGYGRATRSAETAYGDV; translated from the coding sequence ATGCCAGCGTTCGTGACTTTCGGACGAATCCTGTTCGCCGTGCTGTTCATCTACACGGGCGCGACCAAGCTCTTTGCCCTCCAGCCGACGGCCGATTTCATCGCCACCAAGGTGGTGGTGCCTGATGTCATCGAGCCTTACGCCAAGCAGATCGAGACGGCGACCGCCATGACCACGCCGCAACTGCTGGCGATCGCGGTCGGCGGGCTCGAGATCATTGCAGGCCTGATGATTGCGCTGAACTTCGGCGCGCGCTTTTTCGCATTGCTCATGATCATCTACATCGCGGGCTCGACCGTCCTGTTCTCCGATTTCTGGAATCAGGCCGCGCCCGACAACGCCAAGGTGGTGGTCGATGCGCTGAAGAATCTCTCGATCATCGGCGCGCTGTTCATGATCATGGGCTATGGCCGCGCTACGCGCTCGGCCGAGACGGCCTACGGGGACGTGTAA
- a CDS encoding NADP-dependent malic enzyme, with protein sequence MSSFSDDLHQAALAYHRLPRPGKLEIQASKPLANQRDLALAYSPGVAAACTEIAKNPAEAATLTTRANLVAVVSNGTAVLGLGNIGPLASKPVMEGKAVLFKKFAGIDVFDIEIAADTIERVVETVAALEPTFGGINLEDIRGPECFEIEAQLKERMKIPVFHDDQHGTAIIVAAAITNGLRLNGKKLSDVKIVASGAGAAAIATLNLLVSMGAQRKNIWVCDIDGLVHEGRNTTMDRWKAVYAQKTDKRTLGDVIGGADIFIGLSAPGVLKPEMAKAMGDKPLIMALANPTPEIMPEEARKVRPDAMICTGRSDYPNQVNNVLCFPFIFRGALDVGASAINEEMKHAAVEAIAQLAREAPSDAVAQGFDTGETQGFGPGSLIPSPFDPRLILRIAPAVAKAAIESGVATRPITNFDEYTALLERFAFRSGLVMKPMFAKAKTQPVRVIYAEGEDERVLRATQVVLEEKLATPILVGRPSVVEARIKRFGLSIKAGKDFDLVNPEDDPRYRSYVQSYVEVAGRRGVTPDAARTVVRTNNTVIAALAVTRGEADAMLCGVEGRYMHHLRHVREIIGFSAGIIDYAALALLITSKGAFFIADTQVRPNPSAEELAEIASLAAVHVQRFNIKPKIAFVSHSDFGSYDTESSRKMRRATQLLKEKHPEIEADGEMQGDTALSAAARKMVLPHSKLEGEANIMIMPSLDTANVAYQMIKSLADALPVGPILIGPARPAHILTPSVTARGILNMTAVAVVEAQERAARQQPTLFT encoded by the coding sequence ATGTCGTCTTTTTCTGATGATCTCCACCAGGCGGCGCTGGCCTATCACCGTCTGCCGCGCCCCGGAAAGCTCGAGATCCAGGCGAGCAAGCCGCTCGCCAACCAGCGCGACCTCGCGCTTGCCTATTCTCCGGGCGTTGCCGCCGCCTGCACCGAGATCGCCAAGAACCCGGCGGAGGCCGCCACGCTCACCACCCGCGCCAATCTGGTCGCGGTGGTCTCGAACGGCACCGCGGTGCTCGGCCTCGGCAATATCGGCCCGCTGGCCTCCAAGCCGGTGATGGAGGGCAAGGCGGTCCTCTTCAAGAAGTTCGCCGGTATCGACGTGTTCGACATCGAGATCGCCGCCGACACCATCGAGCGCGTGGTCGAGACTGTGGCCGCGCTCGAGCCGACCTTCGGCGGCATCAATCTCGAGGACATCCGCGGACCGGAATGCTTCGAGATCGAGGCGCAGCTGAAGGAGCGCATGAAGATCCCGGTCTTCCATGACGATCAGCACGGCACCGCCATCATCGTCGCCGCCGCCATCACCAATGGCCTCCGGCTGAACGGCAAGAAGCTGTCCGACGTCAAGATCGTGGCGTCGGGGGCAGGGGCCGCCGCGATCGCGACGCTCAACCTCCTGGTGTCGATGGGCGCGCAGCGCAAGAACATCTGGGTCTGCGACATCGACGGCCTCGTGCATGAGGGCCGCAACACCACGATGGACCGCTGGAAGGCGGTCTACGCGCAGAAGACCGACAAGCGTACGCTGGGCGACGTCATCGGCGGCGCCGACATCTTCATCGGTCTCTCGGCACCCGGCGTGCTCAAGCCGGAGATGGCCAAGGCGATGGGCGACAAGCCCCTGATCATGGCGCTCGCCAATCCGACCCCGGAGATCATGCCGGAGGAGGCGCGAAAGGTGCGTCCCGACGCCATGATCTGCACCGGCCGCTCCGACTATCCGAACCAGGTCAACAACGTCCTCTGCTTCCCCTTCATCTTCCGCGGCGCGCTCGACGTCGGCGCCAGCGCCATCAACGAGGAGATGAAGCACGCCGCCGTCGAGGCCATCGCGCAGCTCGCGCGCGAGGCGCCTTCGGATGCGGTGGCGCAAGGCTTTGACACCGGCGAAACGCAGGGCTTTGGCCCGGGCTCGCTGATCCCGAGCCCCTTTGATCCCAGGTTGATTCTGCGCATCGCGCCCGCCGTCGCCAAGGCGGCAATTGAGTCGGGCGTCGCGACGCGCCCCATCACCAACTTTGACGAATACACCGCGCTGCTCGAGCGCTTCGCCTTCCGCTCCGGCCTCGTCATGAAGCCGATGTTCGCCAAGGCCAAGACCCAGCCGGTGCGGGTGATCTACGCCGAGGGCGAGGACGAGCGCGTGCTGCGCGCCACGCAAGTGGTGCTGGAGGAGAAGCTGGCGACGCCGATCCTGGTCGGGCGTCCGTCGGTCGTCGAGGCGCGCATCAAGCGCTTCGGCCTGTCGATCAAGGCAGGCAAGGATTTCGACCTCGTCAATCCCGAGGACGATCCGCGCTATCGCTCCTATGTGCAATCCTATGTCGAGGTCGCCGGCCGTCGCGGCGTGACGCCGGATGCGGCGCGCACGGTGGTGCGCACCAACAACACGGTGATCGCCGCGCTCGCGGTCACGCGCGGGGAGGCGGATGCCATGCTCTGCGGCGTCGAAGGCCGCTACATGCACCACCTCCGCCATGTCCGCGAGATCATCGGCTTCTCCGCGGGGATCATCGACTATGCGGCGCTGGCGCTGCTGATCACCAGCAAGGGCGCCTTCTTCATCGCCGACACGCAAGTTCGGCCCAATCCGAGCGCCGAGGAGCTCGCCGAGATCGCCTCGCTGGCTGCGGTCCACGTCCAGCGATTCAACATCAAGCCGAAGATCGCCTTCGTCTCGCACTCGGATTTCGGCAGCTACGACACCGAGTCTTCGCGCAAGATGCGCCGGGCGACCCAGCTGTTGAAGGAGAAGCATCCGGAGATCGAGGCCGACGGCGAGATGCAGGGCGACACTGCGCTTTCAGCTGCTGCGCGGAAAATGGTGCTGCCGCACTCCAAGCTCGAGGGCGAGGCCAACATCATGATCATGCCGAGCCTCGACACCGCCAACGTCGCGTATCAGATGATCAAGTCGCTGGCGGATGCGCTCCCCGTCGGCCCGATCCTGATCGGCCCGGCGCGCCCCGCCCATATCCTGACGCCCTCGGTGACGGCGCGAGGCATCCTCAACATGACCGCAGTTGCGGTCGTGGAAGCGCAGGAGCGCGCTGCACGGCAGCAGCCGACGCTGTTTACGTAG
- the aspS gene encoding aspartate--tRNA ligase — protein sequence MHRYRSHTCGALRESNIGETVRLSGWVHRVRDHGGVLFIDLRDHYGLTQCVVDPDSPAFALAEKLRSEFVVKMDGKVRRRPEGTDNDDLPTGKIEIYVSEIEVLGPAGDLPLPVFGDQDYPEDIRLKYRFLDLRREKLHQNIMTRVDIIKSMRRRMEGQGFFEFNTPILTASSPEGARDFLVPSRIHPGKFYALPQAPQQYKQLLMMSGFDRYFQIAPCFRDEDPRADRLPGEFYQLDVEMSFVTQEDVFAAMEPVITGVFEEFAKGKPVSKNWRRIPFAEALRKYGSDKPDLRNPIEMQDVSEHFRGSGFKVFARMLEDPKNQVWAIPAPGGGSRAFCDRMNSWAQGEGQPGLGYIMWREGGEGAGPLANNIGPERTAAIRAQIGVKEGDAAFFVAGDPDKFWKFSGLARNKVGEELNLTDKERFELAWIVDFPMYEYNEDDKKVDFSHNPFSMPQGGLDALKGQDPLTIKAFQYDITCNGYEIASGGIRNHVPEAMVKAFEIAGYGEQEVVDRFGGMYRAFQYGAPPHGGMAAGVDRIVMLLCGTNNLREISLFPMNQQAMDLLMGAPSEPSTKQLRELHVRVNLPQK from the coding sequence ATGCATCGCTACCGGTCACATACATGCGGCGCGCTCCGCGAGAGCAACATCGGCGAAACAGTTCGCCTCTCGGGCTGGGTCCATCGCGTTCGCGACCATGGCGGCGTGCTGTTCATCGACCTGCGCGACCATTACGGCCTGACCCAGTGCGTGGTCGATCCGGACTCGCCGGCGTTCGCGCTGGCCGAAAAGCTGCGCTCGGAGTTCGTGGTCAAGATGGACGGCAAGGTCCGCCGCCGCCCCGAGGGGACCGACAATGACGATCTGCCGACCGGCAAGATCGAGATCTATGTCAGCGAGATCGAGGTGCTCGGTCCGGCCGGCGACCTGCCACTGCCGGTGTTCGGCGACCAGGACTATCCCGAAGACATCCGCCTGAAGTACCGCTTCCTCGATTTGCGCCGCGAAAAGCTGCACCAGAACATCATGACGCGCGTCGACATCATCAAGTCGATGCGTCGGCGCATGGAGGGGCAGGGGTTCTTCGAGTTCAACACCCCGATCCTGACCGCGTCTTCGCCGGAAGGCGCGCGCGACTTCCTGGTGCCGTCGCGCATCCACCCCGGCAAGTTCTATGCGCTGCCGCAGGCGCCGCAGCAGTACAAGCAGCTGCTGATGATGTCGGGCTTCGACCGCTACTTCCAGATCGCGCCCTGCTTCCGCGACGAGGACCCGCGCGCCGACCGTCTGCCGGGCGAGTTCTACCAGCTCGACGTCGAGATGAGCTTCGTCACGCAGGAAGACGTCTTCGCGGCGATGGAGCCCGTGATCACCGGCGTGTTCGAGGAGTTCGCCAAGGGCAAGCCGGTGAGCAAGAACTGGCGCCGCATCCCGTTCGCCGAGGCGCTGCGCAAATACGGCAGCGACAAGCCGGACCTGCGCAACCCGATCGAGATGCAGGACGTCTCCGAGCATTTCCGCGGCTCCGGCTTCAAGGTCTTCGCGCGCATGCTCGAAGATCCCAAGAACCAGGTCTGGGCGATCCCGGCACCGGGCGGCGGCAGCCGCGCCTTCTGCGACCGTATGAACTCGTGGGCGCAGGGTGAAGGCCAACCCGGCCTCGGCTACATCATGTGGCGCGAGGGCGGCGAGGGTGCCGGTCCGCTTGCCAACAACATCGGGCCTGAGCGCACCGCTGCGATCCGCGCGCAGATCGGCGTCAAGGAAGGTGATGCCGCCTTCTTCGTCGCCGGCGACCCCGACAAGTTCTGGAAATTCTCAGGTCTCGCCCGCAACAAGGTCGGCGAGGAACTGAATCTCACCGACAAGGAGCGGTTCGAGCTCGCCTGGATCGTCGACTTCCCGATGTACGAGTACAACGAGGACGACAAGAAGGTCGACTTCTCGCACAACCCGTTCTCGATGCCGCAGGGCGGTCTCGACGCGCTGAAGGGCCAGGACCCGCTGACCATCAAGGCGTTCCAGTACGACATCACCTGCAACGGCTACGAGATCGCCTCGGGCGGCATCCGCAACCACGTGCCGGAAGCGATGGTGAAGGCGTTCGAGATCGCAGGTTACGGCGAGCAGGAAGTGGTCGACCGGTTCGGCGGCATGTACCGCGCCTTCCAGTACGGCGCGCCGCCGCATGGCGGCATGGCCGCGGGCGTCGACCGCATCGTGATGCTTCTATGCGGCACCAACAATCTGCGCGAGATCTCGCTGTTCCCGATGAACCAGCAGGCCATGGATCTGCTGATGGGTGCACCGTCGGAGCCCAGCACCAAGCAGCTCCGCGAGCTGCATGTGCGGGTGAACCTGCCGCAGAAGTGA
- a CDS encoding protein adenylyltransferase SelO — MTVHFPFQNSYSALPDSFFARVAPTPVAAPRLIKLNRPLAIQLGLDPDLLETPEGAEILAGKTVPAGADPIAMAYAGHQFGQFVPQLGDGRAILLGEVIDRDGVRRDIQLKGSGPTPFSRRGDGRAALGPVLREYIVSEAMFALGIPTTRSLAAVVTGEHVMRETVLPGAVLTRVAASHIRVGTFQFFAVRRDTGAIRRLADHVIARHYPDLLHAERPYHALLAGVVARQADLIARWLLVGFIHGVMNTDNSSISGETIDYGPCAFMDAYNPAQVFSSIDEMGRYAYANQPRIALWNLTRLAECLLPLFSDDQEKAVAEAQDILGAFAETFSNAYQAGLRKKVGLFTERDGDEALIQDLLDAMAKNQADFTLTFRKLGDAARDDGADVRAQFIEPAAFDEWAGRWRERIAMERQTAAERQAAMHAVNPIFIPRNHRVEAVIQAAVNNDDYAPFEELVKVLAKPFEDQPDYAAYADPPLPDQRVLQTFCGT; from the coding sequence ATGACCGTCCATTTCCCCTTCCAGAACTCGTATTCGGCACTGCCGGACAGCTTCTTTGCCCGGGTCGCGCCGACCCCTGTGGCCGCCCCCCGGCTGATCAAGCTGAACCGCCCGCTGGCGATCCAGCTCGGGCTCGACCCGGATCTGCTGGAGACCCCTGAGGGTGCCGAAATCCTGGCCGGCAAGACGGTTCCCGCCGGCGCCGATCCCATCGCCATGGCCTATGCCGGCCACCAGTTCGGGCAATTCGTGCCCCAGCTCGGTGACGGCCGGGCGATCCTGCTCGGCGAGGTCATCGACAGAGACGGCGTCCGCCGCGACATCCAGCTCAAGGGCTCGGGTCCCACCCCGTTCTCCCGCCGCGGCGACGGCCGCGCCGCGCTCGGCCCAGTGCTGCGCGAATACATCGTCAGCGAAGCCATGTTCGCGCTCGGCATCCCGACCACGCGCTCGCTCGCCGCCGTCGTCACCGGCGAGCACGTCATGCGCGAGACCGTGCTGCCTGGCGCGGTGCTGACGCGCGTCGCCGCGAGCCACATCCGCGTCGGCACCTTCCAGTTCTTCGCCGTCCGCCGCGACACCGGCGCGATCCGCCGGCTCGCCGACCACGTCATCGCCCGCCACTATCCGGACCTGCTCCATGCCGAGCGCCCCTATCACGCGCTGCTCGCCGGCGTCGTCGCGCGCCAGGCCGATCTCATCGCGCGCTGGCTGCTGGTCGGCTTCATCCACGGGGTGATGAACACCGACAACAGCTCCATCTCCGGCGAGACCATCGATTACGGCCCCTGCGCCTTCATGGACGCCTACAACCCCGCGCAGGTATTTTCGTCGATCGACGAGATGGGCCGCTACGCCTATGCCAACCAGCCACGCATCGCGCTGTGGAATCTGACCCGGCTCGCCGAATGCCTGCTGCCGCTATTCTCCGACGACCAGGAAAAGGCAGTCGCCGAAGCCCAGGACATTCTCGGCGCGTTCGCCGAGACGTTCAGCAATGCCTATCAAGCAGGCCTGCGCAAGAAGGTCGGCCTGTTCACGGAACGCGACGGCGACGAGGCGCTGATCCAGGACCTGCTCGATGCCATGGCAAAGAACCAGGCTGATTTCACCCTCACCTTCCGCAAGCTCGGCGACGCCGCACGTGATGACGGCGCCGATGTGCGCGCGCAGTTCATTGAGCCCGCAGCCTTCGACGAATGGGCCGGACGCTGGCGCGAACGTATCGCCATGGAGCGGCAGACCGCGGCGGAGCGGCAGGCCGCCATGCACGCCGTCAACCCGATCTTCATCCCGCGCAACCACCGCGTCGAGGCCGTGATCCAGGCGGCCGTCAACAACGACGACTACGCGCCGTTCGAGGAATTGGTGAAGGTGCTGGCCAAGCCGTTCGAGGACCAGCCGGACTATGCTGCCTACGCCGATCCGCCGCTGCCGGACCAGCGGGTGTTGCAGACGTTCTGCGGGACGTAA
- a CDS encoding phosphodiesterase codes for MPFKFIHITDTHLANPGLKLYGLDPRARLDAAVADINKHQSDAAFAVVTGDLTHWGEPESYANFAEAMAALKIPYIAMVGNHDKRVACLDGLKAAPRDPNGFVQGTRTTEHGLFVFLDTLDETSHAGEMCAKRLGWLASTLAAAPADMPFVVFMHHPPFPVGVHAMDEIALAQSAEFAEVIAPYRARIRHLFFGHVHRPIFGSYGKIPFSTLRGTNHQVWFELDAKATDHLASHEPPAYGVVLIDDQNLVVHSHDFLDTSLRFPFEPPAGVDGRDYALNFPAR; via the coding sequence ATGCCCTTCAAATTCATCCACATCACCGACACGCATCTCGCGAACCCCGGACTGAAGCTCTATGGCCTCGATCCGCGCGCCCGGCTGGACGCGGCGGTTGCCGACATCAACAAGCACCAGTCCGATGCCGCCTTCGCGGTCGTGACCGGCGACCTCACCCATTGGGGCGAGCCTGAATCCTACGCCAATTTCGCCGAGGCGATGGCCGCGCTGAAGATCCCGTACATTGCCATGGTCGGCAATCACGACAAGCGCGTGGCCTGCCTCGACGGCCTGAAGGCCGCGCCGCGCGACCCGAACGGCTTCGTCCAGGGCACCCGCACCACCGAGCACGGCCTGTTCGTGTTCCTGGACACGCTGGACGAGACCAGCCACGCCGGCGAGATGTGCGCCAAGCGCCTCGGCTGGCTCGCGAGCACGCTGGCGGCCGCGCCCGCCGACATGCCGTTCGTCGTCTTCATGCATCATCCGCCCTTCCCGGTCGGCGTCCACGCGATGGACGAGATCGCACTGGCGCAGAGCGCGGAGTTCGCCGAGGTGATCGCGCCCTATCGCGCGCGCATCCGCCATCTCTTCTTCGGCCACGTGCACCGGCCGATCTTCGGCAGCTACGGCAAGATCCCGTTCTCGACGCTGCGCGGCACCAACCACCAGGTCTGGTTCGAGCTCGATGCCAAAGCTACCGACCATCTCGCCAGCCACGAGCCGCCGGCCTATGGCGTGGTGCTGATCGACGATCAGAACCTGGTCGTGCACAGCCACGACTTCCTCGACACCAGTCTGCGCTTCCCCTTCGAGCCCCCGGCGGGAGTGGACGGCCGCGACTATGCACTCAATTTCCCGGCGCGATGA
- a CDS encoding carbohydrate ABC transporter permease, translated as MSLAEPAALPVATSAAPRLHVLKLFLGRFKASLPAYLLLLPSLVFLALFTYGAMGRVLIDALYQRATPKAPVRFVGLDNVSAVLADPAFTGAVVNNLVYAIGTAIPSIGLALLFALALSRTNAVSSALRAALFLPVLIPMVAASALFLFIFLPNVGLLDYYIGRLLPVVPNWLGDPDIALAAIMVITIWKNAGYYMLFFLAGLQAVPEDVMEAAHLDGAGPFMRLRYIILPELKPTFLFVIVIATLNAVTQVDHVFVMTKGGPSNSTNLVLFYIYQQAVEHYDIGKASAATLLTLAALMGLTALSFRTMANREGGP; from the coding sequence ATGAGCCTCGCTGAACCCGCGGCTCTCCCGGTCGCGACTTCGGCGGCACCGCGTCTGCACGTCCTGAAGCTGTTTCTTGGCCGATTCAAAGCCTCGCTACCCGCCTATCTGCTGCTGTTGCCCTCGCTGGTCTTCCTCGCGCTGTTCACCTACGGCGCGATGGGGCGCGTACTCATCGACGCGCTCTACCAGCGCGCCACGCCGAAGGCGCCGGTCCGCTTCGTCGGCCTCGACAATGTCAGTGCGGTGCTAGCCGATCCCGCCTTCACTGGCGCGGTCGTCAACAATCTCGTCTACGCCATCGGCACGGCGATCCCGAGCATCGGGCTTGCGTTGTTGTTCGCGCTGGCGCTGTCGCGCACCAATGCAGTGAGCAGCGCGCTGCGCGCGGCGCTGTTCCTGCCGGTGCTGATCCCGATGGTCGCGGCCTCCGCGCTGTTCCTATTCATCTTCCTGCCCAATGTCGGCCTGCTCGACTATTACATCGGACGCCTGCTTCCGGTCGTGCCGAACTGGCTCGGCGACCCCGACATCGCGCTCGCTGCGATCATGGTGATCACCATCTGGAAGAACGCCGGCTACTACATGCTGTTCTTCCTCGCCGGCCTCCAGGCCGTGCCCGAGGATGTCATGGAAGCCGCGCATCTCGATGGCGCCGGCCCGTTCATGCGGCTGCGCTACATTATCCTGCCTGAGCTCAAGCCCACCTTCCTGTTCGTCATCGTCATCGCCACGCTCAACGCCGTCACGCAGGTCGACCACGTCTTCGTCATGACCAAGGGCGGTCCGTCGAACTCGACCAATCTCGTGCTTTTCTACATCTACCAGCAGGCGGTCGAGCATTACGACATCGGCAAGGCCTCGGCGGCGACGCTGCTGACGCTTGCGGCGCTGATGGGCCTCACCGCGCTCTCCTTCCGGACGATGGCAAACCGCGAGGGCGGGCCATGA
- a CDS encoding carbohydrate ABC transporter permease, whose product MTLIDRLFKDAPLATRREITPKLGFVLTILLAIVWLIPFLWMGVATLRPASDGINAMAELIPNLKPTLDNIKDAWEIGDFPRYTLNTTIICTGILLVQFVTITLAGFAFARLEFAGKTLIFYLFLMQLMLVPVLLIVPNLSLVAQLGLYDTLAGVMMPFFASAFGTFLMRQAFEAIPPELEDAALIDGASLLQRIRHIYVPLSMPSFSAFAIISVTSHWNDFLWPLMVINSPDKRPLTVGLSVFTATAEGTQAWGTIAAGTLMVIAPLLITFLIFQKRFISSFVTSGIK is encoded by the coding sequence ATGACGCTGATCGACCGCCTGTTCAAGGATGCCCCGCTCGCCACCCGCCGCGAGATCACGCCCAAGCTCGGCTTCGTGTTGACGATCTTGCTCGCCATCGTCTGGCTGATCCCGTTCCTGTGGATGGGCGTGGCGACGCTGCGCCCGGCGTCCGACGGCATCAACGCGATGGCCGAGCTGATCCCGAACCTCAAGCCCACGCTCGACAATATCAAGGACGCCTGGGAGATCGGCGATTTCCCGCGCTACACCCTCAATACCACGATCATCTGCACCGGCATCCTGCTGGTGCAGTTCGTCACGATCACGCTGGCGGGCTTTGCCTTTGCCCGGCTCGAATTCGCCGGCAAGACGCTGATCTTCTATTTGTTCCTGATGCAGCTGATGCTGGTGCCGGTGCTGCTGATCGTGCCGAATTTGAGCCTGGTGGCGCAGCTCGGGCTCTACGACACGCTCGCAGGCGTGATGATGCCGTTCTTCGCCTCGGCCTTCGGCACCTTCCTGATGCGGCAGGCTTTTGAAGCGATTCCGCCCGAGCTGGAAGACGCCGCCCTGATCGACGGCGCCAGCCTTCTCCAGCGCATCCGCCACATCTACGTGCCGTTGTCGATGCCGAGCTTCTCGGCCTTCGCCATCATCTCCGTCACCAGCCACTGGAACGACTTCCTGTGGCCGCTGATGGTGATCAATTCGCCGGACAAGCGGCCGCTCACGGTCGGTCTGTCCGTCTTCACCGCGACCGCCGAAGGCACGCAGGCCTGGGGCACGATTGCCGCCGGCACGCTGATGGTGATCGCGCCGCTACTCATCACCTTCCTGATCTTCCAGAAGCGCTTCATCAGCTCTTTCGTCACCTCAGGCATCAAATAG